One bacterium DNA window includes the following coding sequences:
- a CDS encoding nitronate monooxygenase → MTTPRDIFKKHAGIEVPLICGPMFPCSNPELVAAVSEAGGLGMVQPITLTQVCDYGFREGLRYIRGLTAKPLGINLLLEQSFRRYQDRMDEWIVISLEEGVRFFLTALGHPRLVADRIHAAGGVVYHDVTGLGFAQKAAEAGVDGLICVNDRAGGHAGRRSAAQLLDELGELGLPLICAGGVGSPEAFRAALDLGYAGVQCGTRFIATHECDVHEDYRRAILAARADDIVLTEKISGVPVSVINGPGVRKLGLKAGGLARRLLRNPRTKHWMRAWYMMRSLKRLPGAARGGTAYDGFYQASKSVEDIVEILPAGEVVRRFAAALETEP, encoded by the coding sequence ATGACGACTCCCAGGGACATTTTCAAGAAGCACGCGGGCATCGAGGTGCCGCTGATCTGCGGCCCCATGTTCCCCTGCAGCAACCCCGAGCTGGTGGCGGCCGTGTCCGAGGCCGGCGGCCTGGGCATGGTGCAGCCCATCACCCTGACGCAGGTCTGCGACTACGGCTTCCGCGAGGGACTGCGCTACATCCGCGGACTCACGGCGAAACCGCTCGGGATCAACCTGCTGCTCGAGCAGAGCTTCCGCCGCTACCAGGACCGCATGGACGAGTGGATCGTGATCTCGCTGGAGGAGGGCGTGCGCTTCTTCCTCACCGCGCTCGGACATCCGCGACTGGTGGCCGACCGCATCCACGCGGCCGGCGGCGTGGTCTACCACGACGTCACCGGACTCGGTTTCGCGCAAAAGGCGGCCGAGGCGGGCGTGGACGGCCTGATCTGCGTCAACGACCGCGCCGGCGGTCATGCCGGGCGCCGCTCCGCCGCCCAGCTCCTGGACGAGCTGGGCGAACTGGGCCTGCCGTTGATCTGCGCCGGCGGCGTCGGCTCGCCCGAGGCGTTCCGCGCCGCCCTGGACCTGGGCTACGCCGGGGTGCAATGCGGCACGCGCTTCATCGCCACCCACGAGTGCGATGTCCACGAGGACTACCGCCGGGCCATCCTCGCCGCCCGGGCGGACGACATCGTGCTCACGGAGAAGATCTCCGGCGTCCCGGTCTCGGTCATCAACGGCCCCGGCGTGCGTAAGCTCGGCCTCAAGGCGGGCGGCCTGGCCAGGCGGCTGCTGCGCAACCCGCGCACCAAGCACTGGATGCGCGCCTGGTACATGATGCGCTCGCTGAAGCGGCTGCCCGGCGCGGCCCGCGGCGGCACGGCGTACGACGGCTTCTACCAGGCGAGCAAGAGCGTCGAGGACATCGTCGAGATCCTGCCCGCTGGCGAGGTGGTGCGGCGCTTCGCGGCGGCGCTGGAGACGGAGCCGTGA
- a CDS encoding DUF4230 domain-containing protein, with protein sequence MQNLMTGAFIGLIVAAVVALTWRVARRGRGKGRRPGPPSIESFVTSMRAVGELSVFRIMTKEVITASEHWFGEFGKKYLNWLLSEQRITLVMEFDVDFRYDLTDPACRVTPTGPDSCRITLPPCRHEVFLRDMRIHSEDKPELLPWLMPDLVGRFFTGGFSVDAKNQLIAETRQESRRFAADLVRKVESEAQASAIRTLSTLTRGLGYPDVDFAFTPSPEFKATVDSSQLEKRLQLAVDATDPEAGRWD encoded by the coding sequence ATGCAGAACCTCATGACCGGCGCCTTCATCGGCCTGATCGTGGCCGCCGTCGTCGCGCTCACGTGGCGCGTCGCGCGGCGCGGCCGGGGAAAGGGACGCCGGCCCGGCCCGCCGTCGATCGAGAGCTTCGTGACCAGCATGCGGGCCGTCGGCGAGCTGAGCGTCTTCCGCATCATGACCAAGGAGGTGATCACCGCCAGCGAGCACTGGTTCGGGGAGTTCGGCAAGAAATACCTGAACTGGCTGCTGTCGGAGCAGCGGATCACCCTGGTCATGGAGTTCGACGTGGACTTCCGCTACGACCTGACCGATCCGGCCTGCCGGGTGACGCCCACCGGTCCCGACAGCTGCAGGATCACCCTGCCGCCCTGCCGGCACGAGGTCTTCCTGCGGGACATGCGCATCCACAGCGAGGACAAGCCAGAGCTCCTGCCGTGGCTCATGCCGGACCTGGTGGGACGCTTCTTCACCGGCGGCTTCAGCGTGGACGCCAAGAACCAGCTCATCGCCGAGACGCGCCAGGAGTCGCGCCGCTTCGCCGCCGATCTGGTGCGCAAGGTCGAGTCGGAGGCGCAGGCATCTGCCATCCGTACCCTGTCCACCCTCACCCGGGGGCTGGGTTATCCCGACGTGGACTTCGCGTTCACGCCTTCGCCTGAATTCAAGGCCACCGTCGACAGCAGCCAGCTCGAGAAACGCCTGCAGCTCGCGGTCGACGCCACCGATCCCGAGGCGGGTCGCTGGGATTGA